In Thermodesulfobacteriota bacterium, the genomic window ACCATGCTGCTCGGAATTTCCCGGACGGGCAAGGGGTCAGCCCCACGGCTCCCCCGATCGGTATCGAGATCGGGATCGGGATCGATTTCGATAGCGATACCGATACCGATACCGATACCGATTGATATGTGGAGCGGGGCGCGGGGGCGGTCGGCCTACCGCAGCAGCGCCAGCAGGATGCCCGCGGCCACGGCCGAGCCGATGACGCCTGCCACGTTGGGACCCATGGCGTGCATGAGCAGGAAGTTGCGGGGGTTGTACTGCTGCCCCACGGTCTGGGC contains:
- a CDS encoding sodium ion-translocating decarboxylase subunit beta — protein: AQTVGQQYNPRNFLLMHAMGPNVAGVIGSAVAAGILLALLR